A window of Magallana gigas chromosome 8, xbMagGiga1.1, whole genome shotgun sequence genomic DNA:
CTTTCCTCGGTCGTCCATGACCCCCGTCAACTGTCCGTTCTCCTGCAGGTCTTTTACCCGATCAACCGCATCCTATAGAGAATGTACAGTACCAaagtgtaaaataaaaagtaaagatAAACAAAGTCAAATCACCCAATGTCaaagtttttcttttacatCTTTTTTCGCAGTTGAGTTATAAATCAATGAGTGTACAATGAAAGTCTGCATTGTTTGTGATTTTGGGAATAGATAAGGGGCAGAGACAGCAAGTCTTTCATATTCCAATACTCACTCAATGGTCTTTTGTTCTCATGGGATCTAAGTCACATAATTGAATTATTTCCCAAAGTTTATGTTTAGCAATAGAGTATTACTTAAGCAATGATGTTGTTAAACCTAAATCAAAATGGAATGTTTGAATGTCATTCAATGCTTCTGTCAAATGAATGTATATGTTAGATTAAGAGATGCTTGTATTTGCAGAATGAATGACCGTTCTACTCGCTTTCACTCTCTATTGTATATGACTGCATGCACTGGTGAAATTCACATGCATTGAGAAGACAGTTAAAGTTATTGGGACCTGGAATACCAACTGACCTGtgtcttgattttaaaatgagctGCAAGGTCCTCCAACATTATAACCTTCATCTCCTGTAGTGAAAAATAGATGTACAATGACACTGTAAACTCTAATCCACAATTCAATAGGGAGGAACTTGACTAGTAAGATGaaagatgaatttattttcaactgcTGGCAAAGAAACTATAATCTAATGGAGAGAGTAAGCAGTTAGAGCgatgaacataaaaaaaataaaagcattgCTCTGCAGGGCAGAAAGGGTTCAAAGAATTTGCAAACAAAAGATTCAGTTAATTCAGTTATTTGAGACTAATCGCATAACATATACATTATTAAAATGGACATTTCCACAAGACCTATTGTAATAGTGTCTTGCCAATTCAAATTGAGACAGATTTCAACCCAGGTAACAAACTCACCTTCACATAATCAATGAACTCTTGTAGCAGAGACTGCGActgcaaaacagaggaaaacaATGATACGTTAACTAAAAAATAAACCATTCCAAGCATGATATACTAGcctaatgtaaacaaatctatttttcctaacatctgatttttaaatttcatctcTAAATTTACACATTACAAACAAAAGGCTTTAcctttttcaatttcaaaaagttaatagttatgtaataatatatgtaatggaacgagcgcagatttaacacagtgcagtttgatttttgtagaataaaatttatttgaaacgcacacagtaggatccgcctggttgCCTATTCAAATCATTAGCCAAAGTATACTAAATGTCGCGTGCTctgtctacattatgacgtcattttcaGATGTAAATTAAACGTACAcattttgtcttcggaaatagccgaagagagttacgtttATTATTccgaacatttttaaatatcttctttcattgtttatcgatttaattcatataaatgctgcggtaataaaattgaatactttattcagtatctaaaagatcagttccttgatgttattgtttttattttccatctgataatttgataagacatacataaaactagtcgtgtttcttgtTTAAAGCACTATTGGAACTTATCTGGtgtcctcttttatttcttttcattaaaattaccttctattgaaacactggaacattttaatcgagtttaggggcaataaacatcgataagtaccagtcaatcaatgatcgatctaactttttaaaaacaaaatggctgccaatatggcgacgcccagggctggaagaaaattttttgggccttagtacccctgattcaactttcatttttcactgattttcttatatatacgtgttaccattaatcctcgcttcgcgaagcgggcttcgcccgcctctcgctgcgctcggtataaatcttgtttatgtaattaaacaataaaagtcaacaaaggtcTGTCAAATAAAGTATATGTACCAATACAGAAAGGGttccataaaatcatttagaatGACGGTATTCAACTATAACGGcttcatttaataaaattctaCAAGGTGGTCATTTCGACCAATCGTCCTGGTCTCTTTAAAAGCCAATCAGAGCCATTCTTTCAGTAATAAAGGGCAGACAACTCACGCTCAGGTCTGGCCCCACATCCTCCTCTCCCTCCTCCTCAATGCTGAACGCCTCCTTCAGTTTGAGGTACTCCTCCTGTTCACGCCTCTCCTCCTCCTCTTTACGAATTCGCTCCTCTTCTGCCTGGAAAGCATTTCAAAATGCCACACTCAATATTCACTCTTGACAGCAAAGAACAAAGGCTCTCAAGACAGAAAATGCTTACTAGGTTAACAGAAACAGTGAAGGGTGCATACATTAGCAGTTAGAATCATACTACATGTAACATCATTATATcattatatcattatattattatatcattatatcaTTATATCTAGTACATGTGTGATATGTTTTGCATTTTCTCTCTCAAATTTAAGAGCAAAATTAACATCCCTCCCCctgaataaaaatcataatggaTAGATATGGAGGTTATCATAAATTTAAGTTGAAGggattcttttaaaatactcTGTTCTCATTAATAAATCTTTTTGGCCTGTGACCTATGAAATAAACAACATCCTTATCCCAattcagttacatgtacattgtgaaaaaaattctgtatCAATGCAGTGTATAATCAGAATAAGTTAATTATATCTGTACATCAGTAGATGAGATTAAGAAATCAGTGCAACAGTAGCAAATTCATACATGCACCAATTCTGACAGCGATTACTAAGACCCTCGTTTCTCTGTCTAATTACCCTGGCTACCCCttccattacatgtattacatgctTATATTTTGACAGAACTATATGTAATGAAGACCCTCGTTTCCCATCTCTAATTACCCTCGCTGCCTCCTCCGCCTTCATCGCTTCCTCCTCCTTCTTCCGCTGTTTCTCTAGGAGAGCCTCACGCTCTTTCCTCTCTTTCCGCTCTTCTTCTTCAGCCTAATGTTTGGGGAGGAAAAAACTCACTGTTTATCAAAAACTTTGAATACTTTCAAAAGCCTTCATAGTATAAAACatctgtatatatacatattcttGTGAAACAattgcataaaaataacatatttttcttaattgcaATTACTATAAATTTTTATACTGTTTTGAAAAGACAGAGGAATCAACCACACACCAATCTCTGCTGTTTTTTCTCTTCCTTGGCTTgcagttttaacattttctttttgccAATCTTTCTCCCTTCTCCTTCAAAATCTTCGAATGGATTGATGTCATCTGTGTCTAATGGCAGGGCCTCTTCATCTGTCATTCAATAAGACAGCCACAATCATATTTAGAGCTTTCATTGCACATGTATTCTATGGTAATTCTAACCCAAGATTTAATTTCACTGTGACTGACTATTTGTGGTGGCAAAATGAGTTTCAACGTGCCTCGAAAGGACATcatgttttgtaaaatttatcaaGGTGGTGGAGTAAATATTTGAACTGTAGAAAAAGGTACCACTCCataaaaatgacagtttaaatgttttaaattatataaacttaAAGTAATGAAAGGCAATGACATTAAAGTATCAGCTAGATCAGATTACTTTGgtcaatttatttcatattctgtCTCAAGATATTTCTGCAGCACATCTTTgtaaattattcgatatttatcAATGTAACTCAAAGTTcaaacaatgttcattttattcaATACTGTATATGGGGAAATATTCGACCTCATTTTATCTAACCCCCTCGTTGTCAGTGGACAAAATGAATACAGGGCGAAttcaatgtctcaaattatttGGATGATAACATTggaaaatcatatatcatgtgaGGAATTCTGAGGGACATTTgaaaggagaaaagatgtcaacatttccaTTTCTAAATTTCCATAAGAAATGTCTTTTCGTTCCTCAGAACTTTTCGGCATGAAAAACGTTATAATTatatgtgtcaatgaagatactttacatttttttcctttcattgacttcaattgcacttctttcaaatatatgtgcatttttatcataaaaaaaaattgtccaaatgtgctgcataaatatcttgggacacgatgaaaaaatatttcaccaTGACTTTCTTGTCACATAATGATAGAAATAGAAATTATATCTGCTGATAAGTCAACTCAATTTCGGGAGTATGGTGTAATATTCGATGATGATTAATTAATGCCAGTAATTACCTGAGCCCTCGTCTCTGTTGTCCATCCTGTTGCGCCTCGGTCTCGCTCTGCGCCTGGCTCCAGGGGGTAGTTCCTCTCTCGCCCGAGCCGCTGCCGCAGCCTGTCTTCCTACATCACGATTTTCCTGTTTTTCTACAAAAATTATACTAGGCTACACATCAAACGAACTCCTTAACAGTAACTGACATACTGCTCTTTGACTAAGTGTGAATAGGATGTATTTGGGTAAcgacgatttttttaaaattgttaacaaaCTAAAACTAGCAAAATGCCAAACACTGTTGTGTATATGAATTTGCTATTTTGAAACACCGTCGGTTTGTAAGGGTTTATTATTCAATCCTGTATTCAGTTCACCATTCAACCGACTGACCATTCAATGAGATTTAAACCACCATACGACTTATTTC
This region includes:
- the LOC117690035 gene encoding DDRGK domain-containing protein 1, yielding MAVDQGTVYLVMTATIGVIMLLVSIFCKDNKKEKQENRDVGRQAAAAARAREELPPGARRRARPRRNRMDNRDEGSDEEALPLDTDDINPFEDFEGEGRKIGKKKMLKLQAKEEKKQQRLAEEEERKERKEREALLEKQRKKEEEAMKAEEAARAEEERIRKEEEERREQEEYLKLKEAFSIEEEGEEDVGPDLSSQSLLQEFIDYVKEMKVIMLEDLAAHFKIKTQDAVDRVKDLQENGQLTGVMDDRGKFIYITVEELESVAKFIKQHGRVSITDLAESSNRLINLTPDNTEVQKRLLTEVSA